The Amycolatopsis sp. 195334CR genome window below encodes:
- a CDS encoding inositol monophosphatase gives MMDHTTLRPVAAEALDRAKHIIGSRIPGAVTLKSDRDLVTDVDLAVEDALREFLAEETPEIGFLGEEHGHTGPRDRWWVLDPVDGTSNLAHGIPLCGVSLGLVEGDRGVLAAIDLPFLGARYTAVKGGGAFAGDRPIRIAEVDRMSDAVLSVGDFAIGEGAEPKNRVRLGLLARLGARAHRIRMLGSAAIDLAWVADGKLAGTVILANFPWDTAAGVLLVREAGGLVFDRDGSEHTVDSAATIAVGPALHAELLELLRQAELD, from the coding sequence TTGATGGACCACACCACGTTGCGCCCGGTCGCCGCCGAGGCGCTGGACCGGGCCAAGCACATCATCGGTTCCCGCATCCCGGGAGCCGTGACGCTCAAGAGCGACCGCGATCTGGTCACCGACGTGGACCTCGCGGTGGAGGACGCGCTGCGGGAGTTCCTCGCCGAGGAAACCCCGGAGATCGGCTTCCTCGGCGAGGAGCACGGGCACACCGGGCCGCGGGACCGCTGGTGGGTGCTGGACCCGGTGGACGGCACCTCGAACCTGGCGCACGGCATCCCGTTGTGCGGGGTGTCGCTCGGCCTGGTCGAGGGTGATCGCGGGGTGCTGGCGGCGATCGACCTGCCGTTCCTCGGCGCCCGGTACACCGCGGTGAAGGGCGGCGGCGCGTTCGCCGGCGACCGGCCGATCCGGATCGCCGAGGTCGATCGGATGTCCGACGCGGTGCTGTCGGTCGGCGACTTCGCCATCGGCGAGGGTGCCGAGCCGAAGAACCGGGTGCGGCTGGGGCTGCTGGCCCGGCTCGGCGCGCGGGCGCACCGGATCCGGATGCTCGGCAGCGCGGCGATCGACCTGGCCTGGGTGGCCGACGGCAAGCTGGCGGGCACGGTGATACTGGCCAACTTCCCGTGGGACACCGCGGCCGGCGTGCTGCTGGTGCGCGAAGCGGGTGGGCTGGTGTTCGACCGCGACGGCAGCGAGCACACCGTCGACTCGGCCGCGACCATCGCCGTGGGGCCCGCGCTGCACGCGGAACTGCTCGAGTTGCTGCGGCAGGCCGAACTCGATTGA
- a CDS encoding GTP cyclohydrolase II, translated as MRDQTIEFEDIAEADLMTSRGKFRTVAFRDSVDGNEHIALVLGDLWQQQDVLVRVHSECVTGDIFSARRCECGDQLGAALDRIVQRGRGVLVYLRGHEGRGIGLVAKVRTHVLQDEQGLDTVDSATSLGLPVDARDFGPAARVLRYLGVRTVELMSNNGDKIDALESYGIGVSARVPLLIQPTDHNIRYLTAKRDRLGHHLPHLDSVVNGLGS; from the coding sequence ATGCGCGATCAAACCATCGAGTTCGAGGACATCGCCGAAGCCGACCTCATGACCAGTCGCGGTAAATTCCGCACGGTCGCATTCCGCGACTCGGTGGACGGCAACGAGCATATCGCGCTGGTGCTCGGCGACCTCTGGCAACAACAGGACGTACTGGTGCGCGTGCATTCCGAATGCGTCACCGGCGACATTTTCTCGGCGCGCCGCTGCGAATGCGGTGACCAGCTCGGCGCGGCACTGGACCGGATCGTGCAGCGGGGCCGCGGCGTGCTGGTCTACCTGCGCGGACACGAGGGCCGGGGGATCGGCCTGGTGGCCAAGGTGCGCACCCACGTGCTCCAGGACGAGCAGGGGCTGGACACGGTGGATTCGGCCACCTCGCTCGGCCTTCCGGTGGACGCACGTGATTTCGGACCGGCCGCGCGGGTGCTGAGATATCTGGGCGTGCGCACGGTCGAACTGATGTCGAACAACGGGGACAAGATCGACGCGCTGGAATCGTACGGAATCGGAGTTTCCGCGCGCGTACCATTGCTGATCCAGCCGACCGACCACAATATCCGCTACCTCACCGCGAAACGGGACCGGCTGGGCCACCACCTGCCGCACCTCGATTCCGTGGTCAACGGACTGGGCAGTTGA
- a CDS encoding class I SAM-dependent methyltransferase, translating to MSEFSVFSSEWLALREPADADARAEELLEPLRERLMTPMHIRDLGCGTGSMVRWLADRLPGPQHWTLHDRDPALLAVAAARKPASVTVTTSRGDVTNLSAADLAGTSLITASALLDLLTAEEVSALATACAGIPVLLTLSVVGEVELTPGDPLDADLAAAFNAHQRRVVQGRRLLGPDSVAVAAEAFGGHGAVVRLADSDWRLDGTCSALTAEWLTGWVSAAVEQEPALRPAAERYLRERLAACAAGELAVAVRHRDLLALPRVD from the coding sequence ATGAGCGAGTTCTCTGTGTTTTCTTCGGAATGGCTGGCACTGCGTGAACCGGCGGACGCCGACGCACGGGCCGAAGAGCTGCTGGAACCGTTGCGCGAGCGCCTGATGACCCCGATGCACATCCGGGATCTGGGCTGCGGCACGGGATCCATGGTCCGCTGGCTCGCCGATCGGTTGCCGGGCCCGCAGCACTGGACGCTGCACGACCGCGATCCGGCGTTGCTGGCGGTGGCCGCCGCGCGCAAGCCCGCCTCGGTCACGGTGACCACTTCGCGGGGTGACGTGACGAACCTGAGCGCCGCGGATCTCGCCGGGACCTCGCTGATCACCGCGTCGGCGTTGCTCGACCTGCTCACCGCGGAGGAGGTTTCCGCGCTGGCCACGGCGTGTGCGGGCATCCCGGTGCTGCTGACGCTGTCGGTGGTGGGGGAGGTGGAGCTGACGCCGGGGGATCCGCTGGACGCCGACCTGGCCGCCGCGTTCAACGCGCACCAGCGGAGGGTGGTTCAGGGGCGGCGGCTGCTCGGGCCGGACAGCGTGGCGGTCGCGGCCGAGGCGTTCGGCGGGCACGGTGCCGTGGTCCGGTTGGCGGACAGCGACTGGCGGCTGGACGGCACGTGCTCGGCTCTGACGGCGGAATGGTTGACCGGCTGGGTGAGCGCGGCCGTGGAACAGGAACCCGCGCTTCGCCCGGCGGCGGAGCGCTACCTGCGTGAGCGCCTGGCGGCGTGCGCGGCGGGTGAGCTGGCGGTGGCGGTGCGCCACCGAGATCTGCTCGCGTTGCCGCGCGTGGACTGA
- a CDS encoding glycosyltransferase family 4 protein, translating to MTALHVVLPGDVDDPRVPSGGNTYDRRVCDGLRALGWQVDESAIDGSWPEPGDDACDRLAALLTALPAGTLVLLDGLVAAGVPEIITAHANRLRLVVLVHLPLRVEHPDLDRLERTTLHEAKAVIATSDWAAAQLVEHHGLAHVHAVPPGTEPAPIASGTDGVRQLLCPAAVTPRKGHDLLVEALSQVSDLDWHCRCVGTLSRDSGYADEVTGMITGRGLGERVELAGPRAGAELAAEFERADLVVLTSRAETFGMVLTEALARGIPVLATEVDAVPDTVGTAGLLTPPEPGEIAKALRAWLTDGELRERLREAAYARRTTLPGWDHSARKLAHVLERV from the coding sequence GTGACCGCACTGCACGTCGTGCTGCCCGGTGACGTGGACGATCCGCGGGTGCCGAGCGGCGGCAACACCTACGACCGGCGCGTGTGCGACGGTCTGCGCGCGCTGGGCTGGCAGGTGGACGAATCGGCGATCGACGGGAGCTGGCCCGAGCCCGGCGACGACGCGTGCGACCGGCTGGCGGCCCTGCTCACCGCTCTGCCCGCGGGCACGCTCGTGCTGCTCGACGGCCTGGTCGCGGCCGGGGTGCCGGAGATCATCACCGCGCACGCGAACCGGTTGCGCCTGGTCGTGCTGGTGCACCTGCCGCTGCGGGTGGAGCACCCCGACCTCGACCGGCTCGAACGCACCACGCTGCACGAGGCGAAGGCGGTCATCGCGACCAGCGACTGGGCGGCCGCGCAACTGGTCGAGCACCACGGTCTCGCGCACGTCCACGCGGTGCCGCCGGGCACGGAGCCCGCGCCGATCGCGTCCGGCACCGACGGGGTGCGGCAGCTGCTCTGCCCGGCCGCGGTCACCCCGCGCAAGGGACACGATCTCCTGGTCGAGGCGTTGTCGCAGGTCAGCGACCTGGACTGGCACTGCCGGTGCGTCGGCACCCTCAGCCGCGATTCCGGTTACGCCGACGAGGTGACCGGGATGATCACCGGACGCGGTCTCGGCGAGCGGGTCGAACTGGCCGGTCCACGGGCGGGCGCGGAACTGGCCGCCGAGTTCGAACGGGCGGACCTGGTCGTGCTCACCTCCCGCGCGGAAACCTTCGGCATGGTGCTCACCGAGGCGCTCGCGCGCGGCATTCCCGTGCTCGCGACCGAGGTCGACGCCGTGCCGGACACGGTCGGCACGGCCGGGCTGCTCACACCGCCCGAGCCGGGTGAAATCGCGAAGGCGTTGCGCGCGTGGCTCACCGATGGCGAGTTGCGCGAACGGTTGCGCGAAGCCGCGTATGCGCGCCGGACGACGCTGCCCGGTTGGGACCACAGCGCGCGGAAACTCGCTCACGTGCTGGAGCGGGTATGA
- a CDS encoding 6-carboxytetrahydropterin synthase — protein MFSVNVRGHIMVAHSFRGAVFGPAQQLHGATFVVDATFKRSELDEDNIVVDIGLATEELAAVLGDLNYRNLDDVPEFAGINTSTEFLAKVIADRLAGKVQAGALGEGARGLAGITVTLHESHVAWASYERSL, from the coding sequence TTGTTCAGTGTGAACGTCCGCGGGCACATCATGGTCGCCCACAGCTTCCGCGGTGCGGTCTTCGGTCCGGCGCAGCAGCTGCACGGCGCGACCTTCGTGGTGGACGCCACGTTCAAGCGGTCCGAACTGGACGAGGACAACATCGTCGTCGACATCGGACTGGCCACCGAGGAGCTGGCCGCCGTGCTCGGCGACCTGAACTACCGCAACCTCGACGACGTGCCGGAGTTCGCCGGCATCAACACCTCCACCGAGTTCCTGGCCAAGGTGATCGCCGACCGCCTGGCAGGCAAGGTGCAGGCGGGCGCGTTGGGCGAGGGTGCGCGCGGGCTCGCCGGGATCACCGTCACCCTGCACGAATCCCATGTGGCGTGGGCGAGTTACGAGCGTTCGCTGTGA
- a CDS encoding zinc-binding alcohol dehydrogenase — MHQAFWLRAPGQGELRPVEVPAPGDGEVLVRTRYSGVSRGTEALVFRGQVPENQHEVMRAPFQEGDFPGPVKYGYLNVGVVEQGPDHLRGRTVFCLYPHQTAYVVPADAVTPVPDAVPPERAILAGTVETAVNAVWDAEPKIGDRIAVVGGGMVGCSVAAILAGFPGARVQLVDADPARASVAEALGVGFATPDEAEGECDLVIHASTTEAGLVRSLELLTTDGVVVELSWYGDKRVSLPLGEFFHSRRLTIRGSQVGVVSPARRTRNSYADRMALAMELLADARFDALITGESPFGDLPAVLPPLAGGDLPSLCHRITYD, encoded by the coding sequence ATGCACCAGGCGTTCTGGCTCCGCGCCCCAGGTCAGGGTGAACTTCGGCCGGTCGAAGTGCCCGCTCCCGGCGACGGCGAGGTGCTGGTCCGCACGCGCTACTCCGGCGTCAGCCGCGGTACCGAGGCACTCGTCTTCCGCGGGCAGGTGCCGGAAAACCAGCACGAGGTGATGCGCGCGCCCTTCCAGGAAGGCGACTTCCCCGGACCGGTCAAGTACGGCTATCTCAACGTCGGTGTGGTCGAGCAGGGCCCGGACCACCTGCGCGGGCGGACGGTGTTCTGCCTCTACCCGCACCAGACGGCCTACGTGGTCCCGGCGGACGCCGTGACGCCCGTGCCGGACGCGGTCCCGCCGGAGCGCGCGATCCTGGCCGGCACCGTGGAGACGGCGGTCAACGCGGTCTGGGACGCCGAACCGAAGATCGGCGACCGGATCGCCGTGGTCGGTGGTGGCATGGTCGGCTGCTCGGTTGCGGCGATCCTGGCCGGTTTCCCGGGTGCGCGCGTGCAGCTCGTCGACGCCGATCCCGCGCGGGCGAGCGTGGCCGAGGCGCTGGGCGTCGGCTTCGCCACGCCCGACGAAGCCGAGGGCGAGTGCGACCTGGTGATCCACGCGAGCACCACCGAAGCGGGGTTGGTGCGCTCGCTCGAACTGCTCACCACGGACGGCGTGGTGGTCGAACTGAGCTGGTACGGCGATAAACGGGTCTCGTTGCCACTGGGGGAGTTCTTCCATTCGCGACGGTTGACCATCCGCGGCAGCCAGGTCGGTGTGGTGTCCCCGGCCCGGCGCACCCGCAACTCCTACGCGGACCGCATGGCACTGGCGATGGAACTGCTCGCCGACGCCCGGTTTGACGCCTTGATCACCGGGGAAAGCCCGTTCGGCGACCTGCCGGCCGTGCTGCCCCCGCTGGCCGGCGGCGACCTGCCGTCGCTGTGCCACCGGATCACCTACGACTGA
- a CDS encoding CDP-alcohol phosphatidyltransferase family protein has translation MRTLGWEAAGWLAGQLAVLTALAGHLGLGPAGWLAGAGFTALLWGALAASVDRPWTLGPANRVTVGRAVLVGGVTMLVADATVTGSSPHTALLVAVASVALALDAVDGQVARRTGTASALGARFDMEVDAFLILVLSVAAASVAGPWVLLIGAMRYLFVAAAWFAPWLRADLPPSTARKAVCAVQGVVLVVVTSGLLPEPLSVAVAAGALGSLLWSFGRDTAWLWRSTVGTWSPAACAPRIVRTSPRLGARSRPGSLRPRSTQVSTG, from the coding sequence ATGCGCACACTGGGATGGGAAGCGGCGGGCTGGCTGGCCGGGCAACTGGCGGTGCTCACCGCGTTGGCCGGCCACCTCGGCCTCGGGCCGGCGGGCTGGCTGGCCGGGGCCGGGTTCACCGCGCTGCTGTGGGGTGCGCTGGCCGCCTCGGTCGATCGCCCGTGGACGCTCGGACCGGCGAACCGGGTCACCGTCGGGCGGGCCGTGCTCGTCGGCGGGGTGACGATGCTGGTCGCCGACGCCACGGTCACCGGGTCGAGCCCGCACACCGCGTTGCTGGTGGCGGTCGCGTCGGTCGCGCTCGCGCTGGACGCCGTCGACGGGCAGGTCGCGCGGCGCACCGGCACCGCGTCGGCGCTCGGCGCCCGGTTCGACATGGAGGTCGACGCGTTCCTGATCCTGGTGCTCAGCGTGGCGGCGGCCTCGGTGGCCGGGCCGTGGGTGCTGCTGATCGGCGCGATGCGGTACCTGTTCGTGGCGGCCGCGTGGTTCGCGCCGTGGCTGCGGGCGGACCTGCCGCCGAGCACGGCGCGCAAGGCCGTGTGCGCGGTGCAGGGCGTGGTGCTGGTGGTGGTGACCTCGGGCCTGCTGCCGGAACCGTTGTCGGTCGCGGTCGCCGCGGGGGCGCTGGGCAGCCTGCTGTGGTCGTTCGGCCGGGACACCGCCTGGCTGTGGCGGTCTACCGTGGGGACATGGAGTCCCGCCGCGTGCGCACCCCGGATCGTCAGGACCTCGCCGCGGCTTGGCGCACGATCTCGGCCCGGCTCGCTCCGACCCCGCTCCACGCAGGTGTCGACGGGCTGA
- a CDS encoding threonine/serine dehydratase, with protein MESRRVRTPDRQDLAAAWRTISARLAPTPLHAGVDGLNLKLETFQPTGAFKIRGALNALSALPADVVPVTASAGNHGLGVAHAARMLGRRATVVVPGNASPAKVAALHATGVDLVEIGSSYDDAEQHALELAAGGAHYLSAYNDPEVIAGQGTIGHELREQVPGPLTVVCAVGGGGLASGLGLWASGHDDVRIIGVEAAESTAVSAAVRAGRVVDVPIGETIADGVAGGVERGSVTIELISAHVSELLTVTETEIRAAMRYLLTERGVVAEGAGALGVAALLAGKAKADGTAVAVVSGRNITVPALTAAVR; from the coding sequence ATGGAGTCCCGCCGCGTGCGCACCCCGGATCGTCAGGACCTCGCCGCGGCTTGGCGCACGATCTCGGCCCGGCTCGCTCCGACCCCGCTCCACGCAGGTGTCGACGGGCTGAACCTGAAGCTGGAGACCTTCCAGCCGACCGGTGCCTTCAAGATCCGCGGCGCGCTCAACGCGTTGAGCGCGCTGCCCGCGGACGTCGTGCCGGTCACCGCGTCGGCGGGCAACCACGGGCTCGGCGTCGCGCACGCGGCCAGGATGCTCGGCCGCCGCGCGACCGTGGTGGTGCCGGGCAACGCTTCCCCCGCCAAGGTCGCCGCGCTCCACGCCACCGGGGTCGACCTGGTCGAGATCGGCAGTTCCTACGACGACGCCGAGCAGCACGCGCTGGAGCTCGCCGCCGGTGGGGCGCACTACCTCTCGGCGTACAACGATCCCGAGGTCATCGCGGGCCAGGGCACGATCGGGCACGAACTCCGCGAGCAGGTCCCCGGACCGCTGACCGTGGTCTGCGCGGTCGGCGGGGGCGGACTGGCCTCCGGGCTCGGGTTGTGGGCTTCCGGCCACGACGACGTCCGGATCATCGGTGTCGAAGCCGCCGAATCGACGGCGGTTTCCGCGGCCGTGCGCGCCGGGCGGGTGGTCGACGTGCCGATCGGGGAAACGATCGCCGACGGGGTGGCCGGTGGGGTGGAACGCGGGTCCGTCACCATCGAACTGATCTCCGCGCACGTGTCCGAACTGCTCACCGTGACCGAAACCGAAATCCGCGCGGCGATGCGGTACCTGCTCACCGAACGCGGCGTCGTCGCTGAGGGTGCCGGCGCACTCGGCGTGGCTGCTTTGCTTGCGGGCAAAGCGAAAGCGGACGGCACGGCGGTCGCGGTGGTGTCCGGGCGCAACATCACCGTCCCGGCGCTCACCGCCGCCGTGCGCTGA